AGATATAATCGAGTAGTTCGTTTTCCATGTTTTTGGAATTTCTCAAATTTCTAAATTTTGTGAATATCTCATTATAGAGGGCTGCTGCATCCTCCTCTCTTCCCATCCAATCATGGCACCGTGCCGCATTGCTCTTTGCCGTTGCGTTGAGGGGGTCGATGGACAAGACATCTCTGTAACAGCGAAGCTCCTCTTCGATAGTCTCAACTTTATGGTCTAGAGATGATTGGAGTTCGTCAATGAATAACAAGTGCAATGCGTGGGCTCTTGTCATCAAGAGTCTCACTGCATGCTGCCTTGACTCGCGTGCCTCAGAGAGTGCCTTCGACGCATCTTCGCGGGTAAGCAGCCTGAGCGTTTCGCCGTATCTCTGCCCGGCGTCCGCAATGATGGCCTTTGCGAGCCGGATTCGCCTGGCTTCGGCCTCTGAAAGCCCCTTGTGAACGTTGCTACGACCCTTAAACT
This Tautonia plasticadhaerens DNA region includes the following protein-coding sequences:
- a CDS encoding tetratricopeptide repeat protein, coding for MGEVVPSSISVEEWIRARRQKYLYYSFLSLLVLVLCLVALAAFDAGREQELERLRDDISATGQALRDAIDREKRIIAVSHEAYGQARAISYYRAADGEIGELTRKLKMLVEEFKGRSNVHKGLSEAEARRIRLAKAIIADAGQRYGETLRLLTREDASKALSEARESRQHAVRLLMTRAHALHLLFIDELQSSLDHKVETIEEELRCYRDVLSIDPLNATAKSNAARCHDWMGREEDAAALYNEIFTKFRNLRNSKNMENELLDYI